The following are encoded together in the Calditrichota bacterium genome:
- a CDS encoding DUF2961 domain-containing protein, giving the protein MIIMISLAFMVATISQAQNPRFNGAFTNLSNLFMLSNAQTRSISPENLTGEKGKGGMATLKEGNARRAARDLGQGWKVNPYIHIEPHTTFTLAEIKGPGAIQQIWMTPTGNWRFSILRIYWDGEKNPSVEVPVGDFFGVGWGDYKQISSLPICVNPGSALNSYWIMPFRKSCKITMENLDDNRMTLYYQINYTLTDIPKDAAYLHAQFRRVNPLPYKQVYTIVDGIKGKGQYVGTILNWGSNNNGWWGEGEIKFYIDGDQKFPTICGTGTEDYFCGSYGFEARNAQGQTEYRDFSTPYTGFYEIKPDGMERTQTRFGLYRWHITDPIRFEKDLRVTIQALGWRSGGRYLPLQDDLSSVAVWYQTEPHAPFPKLPDKDYLEIR; this is encoded by the coding sequence GTGGCCACCATCAGTCAGGCGCAAAATCCCCGTTTTAATGGAGCGTTTACCAATCTCAGCAATTTATTTATGCTGTCTAACGCCCAGACGCGCTCCATCAGCCCGGAAAATTTAACCGGTGAAAAGGGCAAGGGCGGAATGGCTACGCTGAAAGAAGGCAACGCCCGGCGTGCGGCACGGGATCTGGGTCAGGGCTGGAAGGTCAATCCCTATATTCACATCGAACCGCACACCACATTTACTCTGGCTGAAATCAAGGGGCCCGGTGCCATTCAGCAAATCTGGATGACCCCCACCGGCAACTGGCGGTTTTCCATCCTTCGCATCTACTGGGACGGCGAGAAGAACCCTTCTGTGGAAGTACCTGTGGGGGATTTTTTCGGTGTGGGCTGGGGCGATTACAAGCAGATCAGCTCGCTGCCCATTTGCGTGAACCCCGGCAGCGCGTTAAACAGTTACTGGATCATGCCGTTTCGGAAATCGTGCAAAATCACCATGGAAAATCTGGATGACAACCGGATGACCCTCTACTACCAGATCAATTACACCTTGACTGACATCCCAAAAGATGCCGCCTATCTCCACGCGCAGTTTCGCCGGGTCAATCCCCTTCCCTACAAACAGGTGTACACCATTGTGGACGGCATTAAGGGGAAGGGTCAGTACGTGGGAACCATCCTGAATTGGGGCTCCAACAACAACGGCTGGTGGGGTGAAGGTGAAATCAAATTCTACATCGACGGTGACCAAAAATTTCCCACCATCTGCGGCACCGGAACGGAAGATTACTTTTGCGGGTCGTACGGGTTTGAGGCCAGAAACGCCCAGGGGCAGACGGAATACCGGGATTTTTCCACCCCTTACACCGGCTTTTACGAGATTAAACCGGACGGCATGGAACGCACACAAACCCGGTTTGGCCTGTACCGCTGGCACATTACGGATCCCATCCGGTTTGAGAAGGATTTGCGTGTTACCATTCAGGCACTCGGCTGGCGCAGCGGAGGCCGGTACCTTCCCCTGCAGGATGACCTGTCGTCTGTGGCGGTTTGGTACCAGACGGAACCGCACGCTCCGTTTCCCAAATTGCCGGACAAAGATTATCTGGAAATCCGATAG